A genomic stretch from Nodosilinea sp. PGN35 includes:
- the ntrB gene encoding nitrate ABC transporter permease, whose protein sequence is MQPRSQTRSAARLGRPSSAKKAFRFPWERILLPAIAFATVLLLWWIIATFFTTLMPTPWEALVANLDYVLNPFFRRGPGNLGIGWLLLASLRRVLLGFLLGTLVAIPVGFWIGLSPKAMMAINPLVQLFRPVSPVAWLPIALAIFNLANPSAIFVIFITSLWPTVINTALGVSSVPKDYLDVARVLEMPRWRQMYKIIWPASLPYIFTGLRLSLGIAWLVIVAVEMLTGGIGIGFFIWDEWNRLSLSSVFLAVIVIGLTGLVLDYAITLLQRWATHRPVKAM, encoded by the coding sequence ATGCAGCCCAGGTCACAGACCCGTTCGGCAGCCCGTCTCGGGCGGCCTAGTTCGGCTAAAAAAGCCTTTCGTTTTCCTTGGGAAAGAATTCTACTGCCGGCGATCGCCTTCGCCACCGTCCTATTGCTCTGGTGGATAATTGCCACCTTCTTTACCACGCTAATGCCAACGCCGTGGGAGGCATTAGTAGCCAATTTAGACTATGTTCTCAACCCGTTTTTTCGGCGCGGGCCGGGCAATTTGGGCATTGGCTGGCTGCTCTTGGCCAGCCTGCGGCGCGTACTATTGGGCTTTTTGTTGGGCACGCTAGTGGCCATTCCGGTCGGGTTTTGGATTGGTCTATCGCCTAAGGCAATGATGGCCATCAACCCCCTGGTGCAGTTGTTTCGTCCGGTATCGCCGGTAGCCTGGTTGCCCATTGCTCTGGCCATCTTTAACCTGGCCAACCCATCGGCAATTTTTGTGATTTTTATCACCTCCCTATGGCCAACGGTGATCAACACCGCCCTGGGGGTTTCCAGCGTGCCAAAGGATTATTTAGACGTAGCGAGGGTGTTGGAAATGCCCCGCTGGCGACAGATGTACAAAATTATCTGGCCCGCCAGTTTGCCCTACATTTTTACCGGCCTGCGGCTCAGTTTAGGGATTGCCTGGCTGGTGATTGTTGCGGTCGAAATGCTCACAGGCGGCATCGGCATTGGCTTCTTTATCTGGGACGAATGGAACCGACTCAGCCTTAGCTCGGTGTTTTTGGCGGTGATTGTCATCGGCCTCACCGGACTGGTGCTCGACTACGCCATTACTCTGCTCCAGCGCTGGGCCACCCACCGTCCCGTCAAGGCGATGTAG
- a CDS encoding aldo/keto reductase, with protein sequence MPPIANLQTVTLGPSGLVVPALGIGTWAWGDSIFWDYGKAYSDSDLESAFGAALDAGLTLFDTAEIYGFGQSERLLGRFMQQRPGQAAIATKYFPLPWRFSQQSVADALTASLDRLQVASVALYQVHWPLDFLLSQQDLMLALAAEVKRGRIGAVGVSNYSANQMREAHRYLADQGVPLAANQVQYSLLNRKPETNGVIATARELGVTILAYSPLAQGLLTGKYTPEANLKPAGARWLDPRFSQSGLTKLMPVIRALTEIGEKRDRTPAQVALNWLVCQGNVLPIPGAKNARQAAQNGGALGWELAPDDVAQLTQLTQAYC encoded by the coding sequence ATGCCCCCCATCGCCAATCTGCAAACCGTTACCCTCGGCCCCAGCGGTCTTGTCGTACCCGCCCTGGGCATCGGCACCTGGGCCTGGGGCGACTCGATCTTCTGGGACTACGGCAAAGCCTACAGCGACAGCGATCTGGAATCGGCTTTTGGCGCTGCCCTCGACGCCGGCCTCACCCTGTTCGACACCGCTGAAATCTACGGGTTTGGTCAGTCGGAGCGGCTGCTGGGCCGCTTCATGCAGCAGCGCCCTGGGCAGGCGGCCATTGCCACCAAATATTTTCCGCTGCCCTGGCGCTTTTCTCAGCAATCCGTCGCTGATGCCCTGACGGCCAGCCTCGATCGCCTCCAGGTGGCCTCAGTAGCGCTGTACCAGGTGCACTGGCCCCTCGACTTTTTGCTCAGCCAGCAAGACTTGATGCTGGCCCTGGCGGCGGAGGTCAAGCGGGGCCGAATTGGGGCTGTTGGGGTGAGCAACTATTCTGCCAATCAGATGCGTGAGGCCCATCGCTACCTAGCCGATCAGGGAGTGCCCCTGGCCGCCAACCAGGTGCAGTACTCGCTGCTCAACCGCAAACCCGAAACCAATGGCGTGATCGCCACGGCGCGGGAGCTGGGGGTGACGATTCTCGCCTACAGTCCCCTGGCCCAGGGGTTGTTGACCGGCAAGTACACCCCAGAGGCCAACCTCAAGCCCGCCGGAGCCCGCTGGCTCGACCCCCGCTTCAGCCAGAGCGGGCTGACTAAGCTGATGCCGGTGATTCGAGCGCTGACGGAGATTGGGGAGAAGCGCGATCGCACCCCGGCCCAGGTGGCCCTCAACTGGCTGGTGTGCCAGGGCAATGTGCTACCCATTCCCGGCGCTAAAAATGCCCGCCAGGCCGCCCAGAATGGAGGTGCCCTGGGCTGGGAACTTGCCCCCGACGACGTAGCTCAGCTCACCCAACTTACTCAGGCCTACTGCTAG
- a CDS encoding peroxiredoxin: MNRRRFLQAALGLCLVCLSWMVAPLPTLAMGGAQIPLGEPAPDFTLPTNAGDGEISLTDFRGQWVVLYFYPRDFTSGCTIEAQRFERDIAEYRAHNAQVIGVSADSVESHAEFCDSEGLEFPLLSDPRGAVSKAYGSWLGAMSLRHTYIIGPDGTMQARFLGVQPVIHSREVLAELDNLQQAA; this comes from the coding sequence ATGAACCGCCGTCGTTTTCTCCAGGCCGCTCTGGGTCTTTGCCTGGTGTGCTTGAGCTGGATGGTCGCACCCCTGCCCACGCTGGCAATGGGGGGTGCCCAAATTCCGCTGGGCGAACCGGCTCCCGACTTTACGCTGCCGACCAACGCTGGGGATGGGGAAATTTCGCTGACGGACTTTCGCGGCCAGTGGGTGGTGCTTTATTTTTATCCCCGCGACTTTACTTCGGGCTGTACGATCGAGGCCCAGCGGTTTGAGCGCGACATTGCTGAGTATCGGGCACACAATGCTCAGGTCATTGGCGTCAGCGCCGACAGCGTTGAATCCCATGCTGAGTTTTGTGATTCTGAGGGCCTGGAGTTTCCGCTGCTGTCTGACCCCAGAGGAGCGGTGAGCAAAGCCTACGGGTCGTGGCTGGGGGCGATGTCGCTGCGGCATACCTATATCATTGGCCCCGATGGCACCATGCAGGCGCGCTTCCTCGGCGTGCAGCCAGTGATCCACAGCCGCGAGGTGCTGGCCGAGTTGGATAACCTACAGCAGGCGGCCTAG
- the speE gene encoding polyamine aminopropyltransferase, giving the protein MNSLGRHILVEFFGCSSDILNDVPLIESSMVGAAADAGATVISSVFHHFSPFGVSGVVVIQESHLAIHTWPEYRYAAVDLFTCGDTVNPWISFDKLKLAFKADYGSALEMNRGQLELLERIDVDLGELRDEVTNRLITPKQSRSVWFTDKNDDIALSIRHKGDRVFREKSPYQTVEIFDTFAYGKMLTIDNMVMCSEKDENAYHEMIIHVPMLLNPSFKDVLVIGGGDGGSVREILRHPQVENVTMVEIDEAVVRASKEFLPSLSGALDDPKLDLRIEDGIAFVANAPDTSYDLIVIDSSDPVGPSEGLFSTAFYQQVHRILKPGGAIAAQSESPRFNQRAFVDIHHCLKGIFGDDNVFCYLAFIPTYPTGMWSFNYATKGAAHPLQGMDAAKSEAFAAEHSLQYYNVGMHQAAFALPTFVQTMLKA; this is encoded by the coding sequence ATGAATTCGCTCGGACGACATATTTTGGTTGAGTTTTTCGGCTGCTCGTCAGACATTCTCAACGACGTGCCGCTGATTGAGAGCAGCATGGTAGGGGCCGCCGCCGACGCTGGGGCTACGGTGATTAGCTCGGTGTTTCACCACTTCTCTCCCTTTGGGGTTTCAGGGGTGGTGGTAATTCAGGAGAGCCACCTGGCGATTCACACCTGGCCCGAGTACCGCTATGCGGCGGTGGATCTATTTACCTGCGGCGACACCGTCAACCCCTGGATTTCGTTTGACAAGCTCAAGCTGGCCTTTAAGGCCGACTATGGTTCGGCCCTAGAGATGAACCGGGGCCAGCTTGAACTGCTGGAGCGCATTGATGTTGACCTGGGCGAGCTGCGCGATGAAGTCACCAATCGACTCATTACCCCCAAGCAGAGCCGCAGCGTCTGGTTTACCGACAAAAACGACGACATTGCGCTGTCGATTCGCCACAAGGGCGATCGCGTTTTTCGCGAAAAGTCGCCCTACCAAACCGTAGAGATTTTTGATACCTTCGCCTACGGCAAAATGCTCACCATCGACAACATGGTGATGTGCAGCGAAAAGGATGAAAACGCCTACCACGAGATGATCATCCACGTGCCGATGCTGCTCAACCCCAGCTTTAAAGACGTGCTGGTAATCGGCGGTGGCGACGGCGGCAGCGTGCGCGAAATTCTCCGCCACCCCCAGGTCGAGAACGTCACCATGGTGGAAATTGACGAGGCCGTGGTGCGGGCCTCGAAGGAATTTTTGCCTTCGCTATCCGGTGCCCTCGACGACCCCAAACTCGACCTGCGGATCGAGGATGGCATTGCCTTTGTGGCCAATGCCCCCGACACCAGCTACGACCTGATTGTGATCGACTCCTCTGACCCGGTGGGGCCGTCGGAGGGGCTGTTTAGCACCGCGTTTTATCAGCAGGTGCACCGCATTCTCAAGCCGGGGGGTGCGATCGCCGCCCAGAGCGAGTCGCCCCGGTTCAACCAGCGGGCCTTTGTGGATATTCACCACTGCCTCAAGGGCATTTTTGGCGACGACAATGTGTTCTGCTATCTGGCCTTTATTCCCACCTACCCGACGGGCATGTGGAGCTTCAACTACGCCACCAAGGGGGCGGCCCACCCACTCCAGGGCATGGATGCGGCGAAATCTGAAGCCTTTGCGGCGGAGCACAGTCTGCAATACTACAACGTGGGCATGCACCAGGCTGCCTTTGCGCTGCCCACCTTTGTGCAGACCATGCTGAAGGCTTAA
- a CDS encoding nucleotidyltransferase domain-containing protein, translating into MAVAQIELPIDQIAEFCDRWQVTEFSLFGSALRDDFQDSSDVDVMVQFHPEAHPTFRTLDQMEADLKVLFCREVDLITRQGVETSLNYLRRHEILSSAQVIYATGSSLPA; encoded by the coding sequence GTGGCTGTTGCTCAGATTGAACTACCAATAGATCAGATTGCTGAATTTTGCGATCGCTGGCAAGTCACAGAATTTTCCCTGTTTGGCTCTGCGCTACGCGATGACTTTCAGGACAGCAGCGATGTGGATGTGATGGTGCAATTTCATCCTGAAGCTCACCCAACCTTTCGCACCCTCGATCAGATGGAAGCAGACCTAAAGGTTTTGTTTTGCCGAGAGGTAGATTTGATCACTCGTCAAGGCGTTGAAACCAGCCTTAACTACCTGCGCCGCCACGAAATTCTTTCCTCTGCCCAGGTGATCTATGCAACGGGATCTTCACTTCCTGCTTGA
- a CDS encoding DUF86 domain-containing protein: MQRDLHFLLDMLQSAELIITYTEQCSESEFANDIQLQDAVIRRILVIAEAARRVSDTTRQALSTIAWPEINGMRNRLVHGYDDIDLSVVWNVVQSEIPPLIAELRLHVPPEK, translated from the coding sequence ATGCAACGGGATCTTCACTTCCTGCTTGATATGTTGCAATCGGCAGAGCTGATCATTACCTATACCGAGCAATGTTCTGAATCCGAGTTTGCTAACGATATTCAGCTTCAAGACGCGGTTATCCGCCGCATACTGGTAATTGCCGAAGCTGCCAGGCGGGTTTCAGACACCACTCGCCAGGCATTGTCCACTATTGCCTGGCCAGAAATAAACGGCATGCGCAATCGCCTAGTCCACGGCTATGACGATATTGATCTCAGCGTTGTTTGGAACGTGGTTCAATCTGAAATTCCTCCTTTGATTGCAGAATTGAGATTACACGTTCCTCCAGAAAAATGA
- a CDS encoding agmatinase family protein — protein sequence MTTSTVNLHTFDPSGVGLDNGNLYGLPCDYDSAGIIVFGMPWEVTVSYHQGTAQGPRRVLEASPQLDLYDRDNPEGWRQGIYMPPLPQHLIELNQQVREAANRVILATEEGVAIASQPLLQTDLDNVNHACEQMTGWLYAQTAAALDAGKRVGVIGGDHSVPLGYLQALAERHADFGVLHIDAHADLRQAYQGFRYSHASIMYNLLGLPQVSRLVQVGIRDLCHDEVSLIKESGGRIVTHYDSVVKENTYRGIPWMQQCEAIVAALPEQVYVSFDADGLDPKLCPSTGTPVPGGLELEEVFCLLRQVIRSGRQIIGFDLCEVGNGEWDGNVGARAVYKLCCLMGLPRGAAWSQ from the coding sequence ATGACCACCTCAACAGTCAATCTGCACACCTTCGACCCCAGCGGCGTGGGGCTCGACAACGGCAACCTCTACGGCCTGCCCTGCGACTACGACAGCGCAGGCATCATTGTTTTTGGCATGCCGTGGGAGGTCACGGTGTCGTACCACCAGGGCACCGCTCAGGGGCCAAGGCGGGTGCTGGAGGCATCCCCCCAGCTCGACCTGTACGATCGCGACAACCCCGAGGGCTGGCGACAGGGCATCTACATGCCGCCGCTGCCCCAGCATTTGATTGAGCTTAATCAGCAGGTGCGGGAAGCAGCAAATCGTGTGATTTTAGCCACGGAGGAGGGGGTGGCGATCGCCTCCCAACCCCTACTCCAAACCGATCTCGACAACGTCAACCACGCCTGCGAGCAGATGACCGGCTGGCTCTACGCCCAGACCGCCGCTGCCCTCGACGCTGGCAAGCGGGTGGGGGTGATCGGCGGCGACCACAGCGTGCCCCTGGGCTACCTGCAAGCTCTAGCCGAGCGTCACGCCGACTTTGGCGTGCTGCACATTGACGCCCACGCCGACCTGCGCCAGGCCTACCAGGGCTTTCGCTACTCCCACGCGTCGATTATGTACAACCTGCTGGGGCTGCCCCAGGTGAGTCGGCTGGTGCAGGTGGGCATTCGCGATCTGTGCCACGACGAGGTGTCGCTGATTAAAGAATCGGGTGGTCGCATCGTCACCCATTACGACTCAGTGGTAAAAGAAAACACCTACCGGGGCATTCCCTGGATGCAGCAGTGCGAGGCGATCGTGGCGGCGCTGCCGGAGCAAGTTTATGTCAGCTTCGATGCCGACGGTCTGGATCCCAAACTCTGCCCCAGCACCGGCACCCCGGTACCGGGCGGGCTGGAGCTAGAGGAGGTGTTTTGCCTGCTGCGCCAGGTAATCCGCAGCGGACGGCAGATCATTGGCTTTGACCTCTGTGAAGTGGGCAACGGCGAGTGGGACGGCAACGTAGGGGCCAGGGCGGTCTATAAGCTCTGCTGTCTCATGGGGCTGCCCAGGGGGGCGGCCTGGAGCCAGTAG
- the petN gene encoding cytochrome b6-f complex subunit PetN yields the protein MDILSFGWVALLVVFTFSLSMVVWGRNGF from the coding sequence ATGGATATTCTGTCATTTGGCTGGGTTGCGCTGCTGGTCGTGTTTACCTTCTCGCTGTCGATGGTCGTTTGGGGTCGCAACGGGTTCTAA
- a CDS encoding 16S rRNA (cytosine(967)-C(5))-methyltransferase, which yields MSRASAGARQLALNVLLQVQAGAYADVALHRTLALEEACREHAAERALATELVYGTVRRQRTLDALIDQLGTRPAAKQPPVLRLVLHLGLYQLRYLSAVPAAAAVNTSVDLAKANGLGKLSGVVNGLLRQYIRQAEQADPLRLPDHPVAALGIRHSYPDWLVALWLDQLGPSETEQLCRWFNQVPSIDLRVNRDRTTVAALQTAFEAVGIAVEPLAGIPFGLRLVNHQGALTDLPGYEAGWWSVQDASAQLVGLLLAPQPGDMVLDVCAAPGGKATQMAEMVGHGGKVVACDRAPSRLKKITANATRLGLTNLHVHGGDSTDLAQFHGQADRVLVDAPCSGLGTLHRHADARWRQSPEGIASLAELQTALLTEAARCVKPGGTLVYATCTLHPAENEAVIEQFCQADPAWQIQPPDSGFGNGLEVAPEGWVRVWPHRQNMDGFFMVKLQKI from the coding sequence ATGTCTAGGGCTTCCGCTGGGGCACGGCAACTGGCCCTGAATGTGCTGCTTCAGGTGCAGGCAGGGGCCTATGCCGATGTGGCCCTGCACCGTACCCTGGCCCTGGAGGAGGCGTGCCGAGAACACGCTGCGGAGCGCGCCCTGGCCACCGAGCTGGTCTACGGCACGGTGCGCCGCCAGCGCACCCTGGACGCTCTGATCGATCAGCTGGGCACCCGCCCCGCCGCCAAACAGCCCCCGGTGCTGCGCCTCGTGCTGCACCTGGGGCTGTATCAATTGCGCTACCTGAGCGCTGTGCCCGCTGCGGCGGCGGTGAACACCAGCGTTGACCTGGCTAAGGCCAACGGGTTGGGTAAGCTGTCTGGGGTGGTCAATGGCCTGCTGCGCCAGTACATTCGCCAAGCTGAGCAGGCCGACCCCCTGCGGCTGCCCGATCACCCCGTGGCGGCCTTGGGCATCCGCCACAGCTACCCCGACTGGCTGGTGGCCCTCTGGCTCGACCAGCTGGGGCCATCAGAAACCGAGCAGCTCTGCCGGTGGTTTAACCAGGTGCCCTCGATCGATCTCAGGGTAAACCGCGATCGCACCACCGTTGCGGCCTTGCAAACCGCCTTTGAGGCGGTGGGCATTGCGGTAGAACCCCTGGCGGGCATTCCCTTTGGGCTGCGCCTGGTAAACCACCAGGGGGCACTCACTGACCTGCCGGGCTACGAGGCGGGCTGGTGGAGCGTGCAGGATGCCAGCGCTCAGCTGGTGGGGCTACTGCTTGCCCCGCAGCCGGGGGACATGGTGCTGGATGTGTGCGCAGCACCGGGGGGTAAGGCTACCCAGATGGCGGAGATGGTGGGACATGGGGGAAAGGTGGTGGCGTGCGATCGCGCCCCCTCTCGGCTCAAAAAAATCACCGCCAACGCCACCCGCCTGGGCCTCACCAACCTGCACGTCCACGGGGGCGATAGCACCGACTTAGCCCAGTTTCACGGCCAGGCCGACCGGGTATTAGTCGATGCCCCCTGCTCGGGCCTGGGCACCCTGCACCGCCACGCCGATGCCCGCTGGCGGCAGAGCCCTGAGGGTATCGCGTCTCTAGCCGAGCTGCAAACCGCTCTGCTGACCGAGGCCGCCCGCTGCGTGAAGCCCGGCGGCACACTAGTCTACGCTACCTGCACCCTGCACCCCGCTGAGAATGAAGCCGTGATTGAGCAATTCTGCCAAGCCGATCCGGCCTGGCAGATTCAGCCACCGGACTCCGGATTTGGCAACGGTCTAGAGGTTGCCCCTGAGGGCTGGGTGCGCGTCTGGCCCCACCGCCAAAATATGGACGGGTTCTTTATGGTGAAGCTGCAAAAGATTTAG
- a CDS encoding D-Ala-D-Ala carboxypeptidase family metallohydrolase → MNQVLRINRATVLVLRPEPPGQLAANEQVAIAAGSLYPLQSYAYADINGGFNGHIKVAFRDSAPNGFNTWFVPSRDAQVEADGVVVYPHEDQESMPVLWINIGTLLKRRPLDSTLLDPSETVAVPRGQTYNLHSYAFADSQGNFNNHIKIAIRNPEDFVNGLSTWFVFTPHAYVTLDNDVVFPRPDPNAFVLRVTANTLFKRRPVDSGQLAANERVAAAPGTTIVLSAYAFADAQGPFNGHIRFTIRYVKDDINGLNTWYIFQGHARVERAGVVVYPPPTAPPAPPPPQYVGRPFRLPGNTSTFYTDQPIIPGGNFTWGEATRDATRIPETQAIVDNIIGLARALQTARNRLNRPFQITSWYRPPAVNAAVGGATQSQHLFGRAADIQVQGLSGRQVANALMLSWPGGMGIYSNIPNIIHLDTGPKRTWGF, encoded by the coding sequence GTGAACCAAGTTTTGCGAATCAACCGAGCGACGGTGCTGGTGCTGAGACCAGAGCCGCCGGGGCAGCTAGCGGCCAATGAGCAGGTGGCGATCGCCGCTGGCAGCCTTTACCCCCTGCAATCCTACGCCTACGCCGACATCAACGGCGGGTTTAATGGCCACATTAAAGTAGCCTTCCGCGACAGCGCCCCCAACGGGTTTAACACCTGGTTTGTGCCCAGCCGCGATGCCCAGGTCGAGGCCGACGGCGTTGTGGTCTACCCCCACGAAGACCAGGAGAGCATGCCCGTGCTGTGGATTAACATCGGCACTCTGCTCAAGCGCCGCCCCCTCGACTCCACCCTGCTCGACCCCAGCGAAACCGTGGCGGTGCCTCGGGGGCAAACCTACAACCTGCACTCCTACGCCTTTGCCGACAGCCAGGGCAATTTCAACAACCACATCAAGATCGCCATTCGCAACCCCGAAGACTTTGTCAATGGTCTGAGCACCTGGTTTGTATTTACCCCCCACGCCTATGTCACCCTTGACAACGATGTGGTGTTTCCCCGCCCAGACCCCAATGCCTTTGTGCTGCGGGTAACCGCCAACACGCTGTTTAAGCGCCGTCCGGTGGACAGCGGCCAACTGGCAGCCAACGAGCGGGTCGCCGCCGCGCCCGGCACTACCATTGTGCTCAGCGCCTACGCCTTTGCCGATGCCCAGGGGCCGTTTAACGGCCACATTCGGTTTACCATCCGGTACGTTAAAGACGACATCAACGGGCTGAATACCTGGTACATATTCCAGGGCCATGCCCGCGTCGAGCGGGCCGGGGTCGTGGTGTATCCGCCCCCGACCGCGCCACCGGCACCGCCGCCGCCCCAGTACGTGGGTCGCCCCTTTCGCCTGCCGGGCAACACCTCCACCTTCTACACCGATCAGCCGATCATTCCGGGGGGCAACTTTACCTGGGGAGAGGCCACCCGCGATGCCACCCGCATTCCCGAAACCCAGGCGATCGTTGACAACATTATTGGCCTGGCCCGAGCCCTTCAGACCGCCCGCAACCGACTCAACCGGCCCTTTCAGATCACCTCCTGGTATCGACCACCAGCGGTAAATGCGGCGGTGGGAGGTGCGACCCAGAGCCAGCACCTGTTTGGTCGCGCCGCCGACATTCAGGTACAGGGACTCAGCGGTCGCCAGGTGGCCAATGCCCTGATGCTGAGCTGGCCGGGGGGCATGGGTATCTACAGCAACATCCCCAACATCATTCACCTCGATACCGGCCCGAAACGCACCTGGGGGTTTTAG
- the glgP gene encoding alpha-glucan family phosphorylase translates to MTSVSRLKAKLPTPLVALADLAYNYWWSWTEERVALFSNLDPAQWQACGHNPVALLEAVPDERLWQVAEDPHYLNRLRQLAREFETYRRGAWPSQVAPHLSLDRPVAYFCTEFGLHESLPFYAGGLGIMAGDSLKSASDLGVPMVGVGLLYRQGYFHQRLNRSGWQEEHYTHCEVTHLPLELVRDEFGQPVTIKVDIRQRTVRVQVWRVQVGRSQLYLLDTDRSDNDSLDRRITSHLYGGNAETRLAQALVLGIGGVRMLHALDIEPTVYHLNASHGAFALLEVARRELRYSEADFGAIAKQVRQRSVFTTHSPVSAASNVFSADLIESFLGGYWPQLGLAREEFLALGNRRPDDPWDLFSMTVLALRLSGKANGVSHRHSELCRDMWQALYPDREVSQVPIGAITNGVHARTWTAPLMMDLYRQHLGADWPTHLADPDRWEGISAIPDEQLWQRHNLLKERLIAYARDRVRAARRSRGEAADEIAAVDNLLDPAVLTLGFGRRFSPYKRGELLFSDLHRAIRILAHARRPIQIIFAGKASPSDDEGKRIIQRLMEWCRHPALRDRVAFIEDYDMAVAKLLLAGVDLWLSHPRRPEACGTSGQKVALNGGLNCGTLDGWWAEGYQAGGGGQVANGWVIGQVDPGTDPDSQTRQDADALYDLLERSIAPVYYQRDGAGLPRQWIAMVKASIRSCAPRYSSDRMVGEYLTQMYTPSAEPALASPAP, encoded by the coding sequence ATGACTTCTGTATCGCGCCTCAAGGCCAAACTCCCCACGCCCCTGGTTGCCCTGGCCGACCTGGCCTACAACTACTGGTGGAGCTGGACAGAGGAGCGGGTGGCTTTGTTTAGCAATCTAGATCCGGCCCAGTGGCAAGCCTGCGGCCACAACCCTGTAGCTCTGCTGGAGGCGGTGCCCGACGAGCGCCTCTGGCAGGTGGCCGAAGACCCCCACTATCTCAACCGCCTGCGCCAGCTAGCGCGGGAGTTTGAAACCTATCGTCGCGGGGCCTGGCCCAGCCAGGTCGCCCCGCACCTCAGCCTCGATCGCCCGGTGGCCTACTTTTGCACCGAGTTTGGCCTGCACGAGTCGCTGCCCTTCTACGCGGGCGGGCTGGGGATTATGGCGGGCGACAGCCTCAAGTCGGCCTCTGACCTGGGGGTGCCCATGGTGGGGGTGGGGCTGCTCTACCGCCAGGGCTACTTTCACCAGCGGCTCAACCGCAGCGGCTGGCAAGAAGAGCACTACACCCACTGTGAGGTGACGCATCTGCCGCTGGAGCTGGTGCGCGATGAGTTTGGTCAGCCGGTGACCATCAAGGTCGATATTCGCCAGCGCACGGTGCGGGTGCAGGTGTGGCGGGTACAGGTGGGGCGATCGCAGCTCTACCTGCTCGACACCGACCGCAGCGACAACGACTCCCTCGATCGCCGCATTACCAGCCACCTCTACGGCGGCAATGCCGAAACCCGGCTGGCCCAGGCCCTGGTGCTGGGCATTGGCGGCGTGCGGATGCTCCACGCCCTCGACATTGAGCCCACGGTGTACCACCTCAACGCCAGCCACGGGGCCTTTGCCCTGCTGGAGGTGGCCCGCCGAGAGCTGCGCTACAGCGAGGCCGACTTTGGGGCGATCGCCAAGCAGGTGCGCCAGCGCAGCGTGTTCACCACCCATTCGCCAGTGTCGGCGGCCAGCAACGTGTTTTCTGCCGACCTGATCGAGTCATTTTTGGGCGGCTACTGGCCCCAGCTCGGCCTCGCGCGGGAAGAATTTTTGGCTTTGGGCAACCGCCGTCCCGACGACCCGTGGGATCTCTTTTCAATGACGGTGCTGGCTCTGCGGCTGAGCGGCAAGGCCAACGGCGTTAGCCACCGCCACAGCGAACTCTGCCGCGACATGTGGCAGGCCCTCTACCCCGATCGCGAGGTCTCCCAGGTGCCCATTGGGGCGATTACCAACGGCGTCCACGCCCGTACCTGGACTGCGCCCCTGATGATGGACCTCTACCGCCAGCACCTGGGGGCTGACTGGCCGACCCACCTGGCCGACCCCGACCGCTGGGAGGGCATCAGCGCTATTCCCGACGAGCAGCTGTGGCAGCGGCACAACCTGCTAAAAGAACGGCTGATTGCCTACGCCCGCGATCGCGTGCGGGCCGCCCGCCGCAGCCGGGGCGAGGCCGCCGATGAAATCGCCGCCGTAGACAACCTGCTGGATCCGGCGGTGCTCACCCTGGGCTTTGGCCGCCGCTTTAGCCCCTACAAGCGGGGTGAGCTGCTGTTTAGCGACCTGCACCGGGCGATTCGCATTTTGGCCCACGCGCGTCGCCCCATCCAAATTATCTTTGCGGGTAAGGCCAGCCCCAGCGACGACGAGGGCAAGCGCATCATTCAGCGGCTGATGGAGTGGTGCCGCCACCCGGCTCTGCGCGATCGCGTCGCCTTTATCGAAGACTACGACATGGCGGTAGCCAAGCTGCTGCTGGCCGGGGTTGACCTGTGGCTCAGCCACCCCCGCCGCCCCGAAGCCTGCGGCACCAGCGGCCAAAAGGTGGCCCTCAACGGTGGCCTCAACTGTGGCACTCTCGACGGCTGGTGGGCCGAGGGCTACCAGGCCGGGGGGGGCGGCCAGGTGGCCAACGGCTGGGTAATTGGCCAGGTCGACCCCGGCACCGACCCCGACAGCCAAACCCGTCAGGATGCCGACGCCCTCTACGACCTGCTTGAGCGCTCCATCGCCCCGGTGTACTACCAGCGCGATGGGGCCGGGCTGCCCCGCCAGTGGATCGCCATGGTGAAAGCGTCGATCCGTTCCTGCGCGCCCCGCTACAGCAGCGATCGCATGGTGGGCGAATACCTCACCCAGATGTACACCCCCAGCGCTGAGCCCGCCCTGGCCAGCCCCGCCCCATGA